tttTCATGTTATTAGtatttttcataaatcattcatttggggttttttaaaaatctttttcattATAAATTTACACTTTCGGATGTTCATTTCGTGCGTTACGTACGATGTTTCTAATTTAATTACTgttcatgttttctttttcggtatAAGCTTTATTTTTGAACGGTTTCACgcattcggtttttgttttgtttttatatatcaaaataaaatttataaaatagctaaatataaatatatcatTCCATCCTGGTACATGTGGGGATGTGTGCATACATTCTTTTGCTGTgagaatcttcttcttcttcttctcacaTTCCTGCCACCCCTTCTTTATCAACGCAACGTTCAACTCCATAAATAGCAAATATTATCCATCAATCTTTGTACTCTACCCATCTACACCTGCCACCGGCCATTACAAAACTATGCTTCCAAAGCccaacatttttattattgcattTCAATCAACATCGTCACCAGCATTTAGTAGTTTTATTATAGTTTTCTCTTTCACTTTAGATGCGATCCGATTTTAGCGAAAAAGGGAGCAGGATTTTGCAAAGGGGAAACCCAAAATTGGCTGCAGGTATGTTGTATATTATGCCTTTAACCTTAAATACTTTAAATAGCATTCACTCACGATATAACAAGACACCAAGCGCGTACACATTCAGCTGCTTGATGCTCTAATAATCAACCGTTCACTATCCTTATAAACATTTTGACCCTTCAACCAGCTTTCCCAACCTTTGCTTTGCCCATTCTTAACGAgccaacaataacaaaccgTACGGTAGAAATCATTATGGGATGCCAATATGCGCTATTGGGTGCGAAATCCGTACGTTACCCCAAGGTTGATGTGTTTAATGTTACGTTCCAGTCGAACGGTACACGtgcgggaggttttttttatcagtgtAAATATTAGTGTGTTTTCACACGTGGATATAAAgggtttttttcgctttttaattTAGTTCTCGCTCGATAATTGTTCAATCATAGCTGTCACTCTATATGCATACAGGCATAACACACATCGACAAGCGTAAATCGGTGCCTTACCGCTTCTTATCCTTCACTGACATGATATATATATCGTAGCTTTCATTCCTTTCTCGGACAGCCTTACTATAAGTCTCCAAGCATTAAGCCAAAAGCCAAACATTCTTCTCCATCTTCCAAGGATCATTTATAACCTCGCATTTGTGATACACAAAACTAACCCTCCGTAACGTTGTGACcacttgttttgttgttgaaatccATTACTAGCCTAAGGAACGACTCCTGacaattttttgtgtttatcatcaaaaccgaaaccgaacaaACGTTTGaattacaaccaaaaaaaatcacatcgaAAGCATGATTTCAGgaatctccttttttttgtttccttattATAGCATTTAAACGGCAAACTTACTACCTAATGTGCTAGCCGGCATCCAAAATGggggtttttgctgctttgattgttttttttgttttcctagtATTTGTGTATATGCAATCAGTTTTAACCTCACTTTACTTAACTAAGTTTCTTATCTCAGTTTGAGCTTCTCGTGCTACCCCGCTATTCCGGAGGGCATTGTATTTTATGTATTATTATCTgtgttcttttcttcttcgctcTAATGAAACTCAACATTCTTCCAAGTACGTAGTTTGAATGATACGGGTCAGTTTTCGGGGGAGGTGAACAAGGAACAACAAAGCACCGATCAGTTGCCCTTGCATTATTTGTTCAAACTGACAGCTCTCAATCGTCCATCATCCGCTCACATCAACAACGACCAGCGGATTCtattttatgataataaatCCCTTCCAATCGGCAGAAAGCCACCCGAATGGACCCCGACTACTACTGCTTCACAGTTCTATTGTTAGCATTATTGCTCGCAACCATTGTTTTGGATGATGCATTAGTGTTGGTAGTGTTGCTACCTTTCCCCCCACTAGCAGGCCTAGTGATGTCCTTGGGCGAAGCGTCCTGTCTTTCGTTTGGACGTCCGTAAGCTGCATCCTTGCTGCTGGAGGTCGTGCTTGTCGTAATTGTTGCCGTAGTTGTGGTTATGTCTATCACAATTGATGGAGTACGCGTGGTGGCGGCCCTATTCATTGCGCTGCCACCGGATGCACTGGtggttgtagtagtagtagtagtagtagtggcacTAGCATTAGTAGCATTACTTGGGACGGTGGTTTTTGAGGTTAGTTTGCTTGTCTTGTCTTTCGGACACGGGTTGGTATTGATCGGCGGCGTGGACGTGGCTGGTGTTACCGTTGCTGTACGACCACCGTTGCCGGACACACTTTTCCTCGGCGAGTTTGTGCTTCCGGTTGTGGTCGTGGTTGCTAAGGATCTTGAGGAAGCACTCTTCTTGGGCGATGCCTTCGGAGATGACTCTGGTGTTGAGCGGGGTGTTGATTTGGGGGTGGATCTCATACTGAGCCGTCTCGCCGGTCCCGGAGAATTACTTGCTGATCCTACGCTTCCCACACCAGCACCTCCAGACCCACTGGTTCCACCACTTCCGCTAGTTGAGCCGAGATAGATGGCAGATCCGGTACCTCCACTAACGTTCAAATCAACCCGCGAACCGTGTATGGACGGTGGCGCTGAGCCTGCAAAACAAGGGCAAACATTATTAGcgatgcgaaaaaaaagcgtacatTGCTAGCCCTACCTGTATAGGAATACAACCCGGCTGGGCTGCTTCGTGGACGAAAGGTACTGACGATGCTACTGCTCCGCCGAAGCTCCGATATTTCACCCAAATCGATTTCGGCCGCATACTCACCAGCTGCACGCGGGTTCTCGGGATTCCGGTTGCCTCCACCACCAGCGCCCTGGCGTTGAGTTAACGCTTTCGAGCAGCGGGGCGACGTGGGACATGACTGAGCACCTCCACTGCCAGGCGTACCCATGCTTCGTACCGACAGCTGGGATGAGGTCGAGGGTGACGTCGAGAGTGATGTGTTGTATTGCTTCTTCGACGAGAGACTCGGCTTTCGTGAAGGTCTTATACCACCACGGGAATCCGTCCGGCAGATTCCTAAGGATGTAACATGAGAACAATGTGGGGAATGTTTCTTCATTCGAACGATATTTGACGTCAGC
This genomic window from Anopheles maculipalpis chromosome 2RL, idAnoMacuDA_375_x, whole genome shotgun sequence contains:
- the LOC126568061 gene encoding integumentary mucin C.1, with protein sequence MGNGMNKVMPGLYIGNYRDSKDYQQLDRYGITHIVSIHDSPRRFHPDKHYLCVIAADKPDQNLSQYFSVCNDFIHSARLKEGNVLIHCLAGMSRSVTVAVAYIMCVTPLNWKEALKVVRAGRSIANPNLGFQNQLQDFETNKLIEERRRLKERFPSLALESTDKEQCYIALDYYEELLESKGVCEGHCKFGKDCPTGICRTDSRGGIRPSRKPSLSSKKQYNTSLSTSPSTSSQLSVRSMGTPGSGGAQSCPTSPRCSKALTQRQGAGGGGNRNPENPRAAGEYAAEIDLGEISELRRSSSIVSTFRPRSSPAGLYSYTGSAPPSIHGSRVDLNVSGGTGSAIYLGSTSGSGGTSGSGGAGVGSVGSASNSPGPARRLSMRSTPKSTPRSTPESSPKASPKKSASSRSLATTTTTGSTNSPRKSVSGNGGRTATVTPATSTPPINTNPCPKDKTSKLTSKTTVPSNATNASATTTTTTTTTTSASGGSAMNRAATTRTPSIVIDITTTTATITTSTTSSSKDAAYGRPNERQDASPKDITRPASGGKGSNTTNTNASSKTMVASNNANNRTVKQ